Proteins found in one Lycium ferocissimum isolate CSIRO_LF1 chromosome 6, AGI_CSIRO_Lferr_CH_V1, whole genome shotgun sequence genomic segment:
- the LOC132059149 gene encoding glucomannan 4-beta-mannosyltransferase 9-like isoform X1: MDVVFSSSQALLNAHSGITSHVGFIWQQTRAALVVPLLRIVLFVCLALSFMLFVERLYMGIAIAFIKLFRRKPEKNYKWEPMKSDLELGNSSYPVVLVQIPMYNEKEVYQLSIEAACNLSWPADRIFIQVLDDSTDPAIKALVQQECRRWASKGVNIKYEIRGNRKGYKAGALREGMKHSYVKLCEYVAIFDADFQPEPDFLDRAIPFLVHNKEIALVQARWEFVNAEECLLTKMQEMSFGYHFTVEQEVGSAAHTFFGFNGTAGVWRMSALNEAGGWKDRTTVEDMDLAVRAGLNGWKFVYVGDVKVKSELPSTFKAYRNQQHRWSCGPANLFRKMAMEIATNMKVSVWKKFYLIYSFFFVRKIIAHAVTFILYCVVIPATVFFPEVQVPRWGTIYVPSAITILNILGSARSMQLVVYWILFENVMSLHRTKATFIGLFESGRANEWIVTEKLGDALKTKKGSKAPKKIRFRVGERVHVLELCVGLYLLFCGWYDFSFGKTRFHVYLFLQAIAFFVIGFGYVGVFVPNS; encoded by the exons ATGGACGTGGTTTTCTCTTCCTCCCAGGCTTTGTTGAATGCTCATAGTGGCATTACTAGCCATGTTGGGTTCATTTGGCAGCAAACTAGAGCTGCTTTGGTTGTGCCATTGTTAAGAATAGTGTTGTTTGTTTGCTTGGCCTTAtcatttatgttatttgtgGAGAGGCTTTACATGGGGATTGCCATAGCTTTTATAAAGTTGTTTAGGAGAAAACCAGAGAAAAATTACAAATGGGAGCCAATGAAGAGTGATTTGGAGCTGGGAAATTCTTCCTATCCTGTGGTCTTAGTGCAAATACCAATGTACAATGAAAAAGAG GTGTACCAATTGTCCATTGAAGCTGCCTGTAACCTTTCATGGCCAGCAGATAGAATCTTTATCCAAGTCCTTGATGATTCTACTGACCCTGCAATTAAG GCTTTGGTGCAGCAAGAGTGCAGGAGATGGGCAAGCAAAGGAGTTAACATAAAGTATGAGATAAGAGGCAACAGGAAAGGGTACAAAGCTGGAGCTCTGAGAGAAGGAATGAAGCACAGTTATGTGAAGCTGTGTGAATATGTGGCCATCTTTGATGCTGATTTTCAACCTGAGCCCGATTTCTTGGATCGCGCCATCCCTTTTCTTGTACACAACAAAGAAATCGCACTCGTTCAAGCTCGTTGGGAATTTG TGAACGCTGAAGAGTGCTTGTTGACAAAAATGCAAGAAATGTCATTTGGTTATCATTTCACAGTGGAGCAAGAAGTTGGATCTGCAGCCCATACATTTTTTGGCTTCAATG GCACTGCTGGTGTTTGGAGAATGTCAGCTCTTAATGAGGCAGGAGGATGGAAAGACAGAACAACTGTGGAAGACATGGATCTAGCAGTCCGAGCTGGTCTCAATGGCTGGAAGTTTGTTTATGTTGGGGACGTTAAG gtgaaaagtgaattgCCAAGCACCTTCAAGGCCTATCGCAATCAGCAACACAGATGGTCTTGTGGACCTGCTAATCTTTTCAGAAAAATGGCAATGGAAATTGCAACTAACATG AAAGTTTCTGTATGGAAGAAATTTTATCTGATTTACAGCTTCTTCTTTGTCCGAAAGATCATTGCACACGCCGTGACATTCATCttgtattgtgttgttataCCTGCCACTGTTTTCTTTCCTGAAGTTCAAGTGCCTAGATGGGGAACTATATATGTTCCATCAGCTATTACTATTCTCAATATACTTGGCTCTGCAAG ATCAATGCAATTGGTGGTTTATTGGATCCTATTTGAGAATGTAATGTCCCTCCATCGGACGAAAGCAACGTTCATTGGCCTGTTTGAGTCAGGAAGAGCCAATGAATGGATTGTGACAGAGAAACTCGGAGATGCTCTTAAGACCAAAAAAGGCTCAAAAGCACCCAAGAAAATTCGTTTTCGAGTTGGAGAAAG GGTACATGTTCTTGAGCTTTGCGTCGGGTTGTACCTACTGTTTTGTGGGTGGTAcgacttttcttttgggaagACTAGGTTCCATGTATACCTCTTCCTCCAAGCTATTGCTTTTTTCGTCATTGGTTTTGGCTATGTTGGTGTGTTTGTTCCCAATTCTTAA
- the LOC132059149 gene encoding glucomannan 4-beta-mannosyltransferase 9-like isoform X2, translating to MDVVFSSSQALLNAHSGITSHVGFIWQQTRAALVVPLLRIVLFVCLALSFMLFVERLYMGIAIAFIKLFRRKPEKNYKWEPMKSDLELGNSSYPVVLVQIPMYNEKEVYQLSIEAACNLSWPADRIFIQVLDDSTDPAIKALVQQECRRWASKGVNIKYEIRGNRKGYKAGALREGMKHSYVKLCEYVAIFDADFQPEPDFLDRAIPFLVHNKEIALVQARWEFGTAGVWRMSALNEAGGWKDRTTVEDMDLAVRAGLNGWKFVYVGDVKVKSELPSTFKAYRNQQHRWSCGPANLFRKMAMEIATNMKVSVWKKFYLIYSFFFVRKIIAHAVTFILYCVVIPATVFFPEVQVPRWGTIYVPSAITILNILGSARSMQLVVYWILFENVMSLHRTKATFIGLFESGRANEWIVTEKLGDALKTKKGSKAPKKIRFRVGERVHVLELCVGLYLLFCGWYDFSFGKTRFHVYLFLQAIAFFVIGFGYVGVFVPNS from the exons ATGGACGTGGTTTTCTCTTCCTCCCAGGCTTTGTTGAATGCTCATAGTGGCATTACTAGCCATGTTGGGTTCATTTGGCAGCAAACTAGAGCTGCTTTGGTTGTGCCATTGTTAAGAATAGTGTTGTTTGTTTGCTTGGCCTTAtcatttatgttatttgtgGAGAGGCTTTACATGGGGATTGCCATAGCTTTTATAAAGTTGTTTAGGAGAAAACCAGAGAAAAATTACAAATGGGAGCCAATGAAGAGTGATTTGGAGCTGGGAAATTCTTCCTATCCTGTGGTCTTAGTGCAAATACCAATGTACAATGAAAAAGAG GTGTACCAATTGTCCATTGAAGCTGCCTGTAACCTTTCATGGCCAGCAGATAGAATCTTTATCCAAGTCCTTGATGATTCTACTGACCCTGCAATTAAG GCTTTGGTGCAGCAAGAGTGCAGGAGATGGGCAAGCAAAGGAGTTAACATAAAGTATGAGATAAGAGGCAACAGGAAAGGGTACAAAGCTGGAGCTCTGAGAGAAGGAATGAAGCACAGTTATGTGAAGCTGTGTGAATATGTGGCCATCTTTGATGCTGATTTTCAACCTGAGCCCGATTTCTTGGATCGCGCCATCCCTTTTCTTGTACACAACAAAGAAATCGCACTCGTTCAAGCTCGTTGGGAATTTG GCACTGCTGGTGTTTGGAGAATGTCAGCTCTTAATGAGGCAGGAGGATGGAAAGACAGAACAACTGTGGAAGACATGGATCTAGCAGTCCGAGCTGGTCTCAATGGCTGGAAGTTTGTTTATGTTGGGGACGTTAAG gtgaaaagtgaattgCCAAGCACCTTCAAGGCCTATCGCAATCAGCAACACAGATGGTCTTGTGGACCTGCTAATCTTTTCAGAAAAATGGCAATGGAAATTGCAACTAACATG AAAGTTTCTGTATGGAAGAAATTTTATCTGATTTACAGCTTCTTCTTTGTCCGAAAGATCATTGCACACGCCGTGACATTCATCttgtattgtgttgttataCCTGCCACTGTTTTCTTTCCTGAAGTTCAAGTGCCTAGATGGGGAACTATATATGTTCCATCAGCTATTACTATTCTCAATATACTTGGCTCTGCAAG ATCAATGCAATTGGTGGTTTATTGGATCCTATTTGAGAATGTAATGTCCCTCCATCGGACGAAAGCAACGTTCATTGGCCTGTTTGAGTCAGGAAGAGCCAATGAATGGATTGTGACAGAGAAACTCGGAGATGCTCTTAAGACCAAAAAAGGCTCAAAAGCACCCAAGAAAATTCGTTTTCGAGTTGGAGAAAG GGTACATGTTCTTGAGCTTTGCGTCGGGTTGTACCTACTGTTTTGTGGGTGGTAcgacttttcttttgggaagACTAGGTTCCATGTATACCTCTTCCTCCAAGCTATTGCTTTTTTCGTCATTGGTTTTGGCTATGTTGGTGTGTTTGTTCCCAATTCTTAA
- the LOC132059150 gene encoding uncharacterized protein LOC132059150, with protein MLGVFCARPKPWLFASLCLSHAHGSAPSGYSRLITSPTKSVLVGLDQLQSRHHSSHCVIGASLNRGGAASIWHAILPAGRRNKDVKRRNNNNNNNNTVFHHHHHYELAKKGEGSWNVAWDSRPARWLHNPDSAWLLFGVCSCLAAPSIDLQDVNSDVAVSTDKKSVNLDDGDQNSANYRVTGVPADGRCLFRAIAHMACLRNGEEAPDENRQRELADELRAQVVDELLKRRKEAEWFIEGDFDAYVKRIEKPYVWGGEPELLMASHVLKSSISVYMVDRSSGSLINISNYGEEYRKEGESPINVLFHGYGHYDILETISKKVHQKLEE; from the exons ATGCTTGGAGTATTCTGTGCACGTCCTAAGCCTTGGCTCTTTGCATCACTCTGTTTATCTCACGCCCACGGCTCAGCGCCATCGGGCTATAGCAGACTCATTACTAGTCCTACAAAATCAGTATTAGTCGGATTAGATCAGTTACAGAGTCGACATCATTCTAGTCATTGTGTTATTGGAGCATCTTTAAATCGAGGTGGTGCTGCCTCAATATGGCATGCGATTCTACCTGCTGGGAGGAGAAATAAGGATGTAAAGCGgcgtaataataataataacaataataatacggtgtttcatcatcaccatcattatGAGCTTGCTAAGAAAGGTGAAGGGTCTTGGAATGTGGCTTGGGATTCTAGACCAGCGAGATGGTTACATAATCCTGATTCTGCTTGGCTATTGTTTGGTGTTTGCTCGTGTTTAGCAGCGCCATCTATTGATCTGCAGGACGTCAATTCTGATGTAGCTGTTTCGACTGATAAGAAGTCTGTAAATTTAGATGACGGTGATCAGAACTCTGCTAACTATAGAGTCACtg GGGTTCCGGCGGATGGGAGATGTCTATTTAGAGCGATAGCACACATGGCTTGTTTGAGAAATGGGGAGGAAGCACCTGATGAGAATCGACAGAGAGAACTTGCTGATGAATTAAGAGCTCAG GTTGTTGACGAGCTGTTAAAGAGGCGAAAAGAAGCTGAATG GTTTATTGAAGGGGATTTTGATGCATAcgtaaaaagaattgaaaagCCATATGTGTGGGGAGGTGAACCAGAGCTACTAATGGCTTCTCATGTTCTCAA GTCCTCGATTTCTGTCTATATGGTAGATAGAAGCTCTGGCAGTTTAATCAATATATCAAATTATGGCGAAGAATATAGGAAGGAGGGGGAGAGTCCGATTAATGTCCTGTTTCATGGTTATGGTCACTATGACATATTGGAGACAATTTCAAAGAAGGTTCACCAGAAATTAGAAGAATAA